The Leptospira bouyouniensis genome contains a region encoding:
- a CDS encoding UbiD family decarboxylase, translated as MPSLRSTNDFVQLLQKEGELQVISDLVDPNLELAEIQRRVVAKKGPALLFTNVKGTKFPVATNLYGSEKRIHLAFGPKPVASIARLAKLAKEIFPPRFSKLWKERSLGLLPFQVGLKQVRRAPILHGSVGSVGELPQLVSWPRDGGPFVTLPLVYTEHPKSGNGNLGMYRVQLFGEKTVGMHIQIHRGGGFHYYEAEKEGNALPAHVYIGGPPALTIAAVAPLPEEIPELVFASFLMGEKLRMKQDKSVSPYPIVADADFALIGSIPPKLRRPEGPFGDHYGYYSLLHDYPYLDLSHILHRKDAIWAATVVGRPPQEDHYIAEFLQDLLSPMFPLVMPQVLGVWAYEESGVHSLAAAIVKERYFREAFMGALRILGEGQLSLTKCLLVTNERVNLKNFSETFRVITERSDPRTDFFIFSNISQDTLDYTSGTVNKGSKLLWMGITDPNKPVLFPNLPKEFNGTFKDKRFQNPKVFLPGVLVVQGSAFQQNDRLAEVLLQEELSGFSYIFLVDDSEDSVKSDSDFIWTMFTRMEPASDVYARTETIRNHISYQVPIIFDCRLKPWIPDVLTPLPETVKLVEERFGRWIDSL; from the coding sequence ATGCCATCACTACGATCTACGAATGATTTTGTCCAACTTTTGCAGAAAGAGGGAGAACTCCAGGTTATATCCGACCTGGTTGATCCCAATTTAGAATTAGCAGAAATTCAAAGGAGAGTTGTCGCCAAAAAAGGCCCGGCTCTTCTTTTCACAAATGTCAAAGGGACCAAATTTCCCGTCGCAACAAATCTCTATGGCTCCGAAAAACGAATCCATCTGGCCTTTGGGCCAAAACCGGTAGCATCCATCGCAAGGCTTGCCAAACTGGCAAAGGAGATTTTTCCTCCTCGGTTCTCCAAACTTTGGAAAGAACGATCGCTTGGTCTCTTACCTTTTCAGGTGGGTTTAAAACAAGTGAGACGAGCTCCAATCCTACATGGATCCGTGGGTAGTGTTGGTGAACTTCCACAGCTTGTTTCTTGGCCAAGAGATGGTGGACCATTTGTTACCTTACCACTTGTCTACACTGAGCACCCTAAGTCAGGCAATGGTAATTTGGGTATGTATAGGGTCCAATTGTTTGGTGAAAAGACGGTTGGGATGCACATCCAAATCCATAGAGGAGGTGGGTTTCATTATTATGAGGCTGAAAAGGAAGGTAATGCTCTCCCAGCACATGTGTACATTGGTGGACCACCCGCTTTAACCATTGCTGCAGTTGCACCTCTTCCCGAAGAAATTCCAGAACTTGTATTTGCTTCCTTTCTCATGGGAGAAAAACTCCGGATGAAACAAGACAAATCTGTTTCTCCCTATCCCATCGTTGCTGATGCGGATTTTGCACTGATTGGATCCATCCCTCCTAAGTTGCGTCGTCCAGAAGGTCCTTTCGGAGACCATTATGGATACTATTCCTTGTTACATGATTACCCATATTTAGATCTTTCTCATATCTTACACAGAAAGGATGCCATATGGGCAGCAACTGTAGTCGGAAGGCCACCACAAGAAGACCATTACATCGCTGAGTTTTTACAGGATTTGTTATCTCCGATGTTCCCTCTGGTAATGCCACAAGTTCTTGGTGTTTGGGCATACGAAGAATCAGGTGTGCACTCTCTTGCCGCTGCCATTGTCAAAGAACGTTATTTCCGTGAAGCATTTATGGGTGCACTTCGAATATTAGGAGAAGGGCAACTTTCACTCACGAAGTGTTTACTTGTGACAAACGAACGTGTGAATCTAAAAAACTTTTCGGAAACGTTCCGAGTGATCACCGAAAGGTCTGATCCACGGACTGATTTTTTTATCTTCAGCAATATCAGCCAAGATACACTTGATTACACAAGTGGCACCGTAAACAAAGGAAGTAAACTTTTGTGGATGGGAATCACTGATCCAAATAAACCTGTCCTGTTTCCAAACCTTCCAAAAGAATTCAACGGAACGTTTAAGGATAAACGATTTCAAAACCCAAAAGTATTTTTACCAGGGGTTCTTGTTGTCCAAGGTTCTGCTTTTCAACAAAACGATCGTTTGGCGGAAGTTCTTCTCCAAGAGGAATTAAGTGGCTTTTCATATATTTTTCTAGTAGATGATTCGGAAGATTCCGTAAAATCTGATTCAGATTTTATTTGGACAATGTTTACACGTATGGAACCTGCTTCCGATGTGTATGCAAGGACGGAAACCATTCGTAATCATATCTCCTACCAAGTCCCCATCATCTTTGATTGTCGATTGAAACCCTGGATCCCTGATGTTCTTACACCATTACCGGAAACCGTAAAATTGGTTGAAGAACGTTTTGGGAGATGGATTGATTCCTTATAA
- a CDS encoding phosphatase domain-containing protein, which translates to MSQEPNTSQPIITDIKRIAVCGGSLGRERRSYVRGQVVDVGITDLMKADGLWDLVTGLFIGEETKITPFLDFSLAPVRKPILKLEVFDSTGKPIYTSGKIKADEDGFFSCEIRDKLPVGFHDFQVILEGLDSFRQYSKDLAHLNATENSILGKTTIVGKGKLRILPEDYNGIVTTSDIDQTYLATDIHSGKGKFTALFETPNQKQALPGMPELYRELRIALENAPLAFISASPHFFRRTMLATIAKDNIQIESLHLKYLEGTIKGVFDKVIDTIFNPLEFFQNGFKPAWSRTKKFLGASYQSLFDQMSYKLSILLYDRIYLPNQAKEILLGDNTESDYMIFTLYQLICMGKLSGDDLEEYLYKLNFLGRDAITRDAAKKIRLYSEEILRIHGPKNPVVLTIVNRTNHGPSESEMIQKVKEALPPNLYEMEFGNKQAFYGTEGAMGMAILLAKNGFLDTNQILSIIAGMIGKVLEGKLIDETFLIKQLDDLTLPKDADGIRYQLKESLQTAFDT; encoded by the coding sequence ATGTCCCAAGAACCAAATACTTCACAACCGATCATTACCGATATCAAAAGAATTGCCGTCTGCGGCGGATCCCTTGGAAGAGAACGAAGGTCCTATGTACGAGGACAAGTGGTCGATGTTGGGATCACCGATCTGATGAAAGCAGATGGTTTATGGGATTTGGTCACTGGTTTATTCATAGGTGAAGAAACAAAAATCACTCCCTTTCTCGATTTTTCACTCGCACCGGTTCGAAAACCGATTTTGAAACTAGAAGTCTTTGATTCCACTGGGAAACCAATTTATACATCAGGAAAAATCAAAGCGGATGAAGATGGTTTTTTTTCCTGTGAAATCAGGGATAAACTCCCCGTTGGATTTCATGATTTCCAAGTGATCTTGGAAGGTTTGGATAGTTTTAGACAATATTCGAAAGACCTAGCCCATCTCAATGCAACTGAAAATTCGATCCTTGGAAAAACAACAATTGTTGGAAAAGGGAAACTACGAATTTTACCTGAGGATTATAATGGGATTGTTACCACTTCCGATATTGACCAAACTTATTTGGCAACAGACATCCATTCAGGCAAAGGAAAATTCACTGCCTTATTCGAAACACCTAACCAAAAACAAGCGCTTCCAGGTATGCCTGAACTTTATCGTGAGCTTCGTATTGCATTAGAAAACGCACCATTAGCCTTTATCTCGGCAAGTCCACATTTCTTTAGACGAACTATGCTTGCAACGATCGCAAAAGACAATATCCAAATTGAATCCCTTCATCTAAAGTATTTGGAAGGAACTATCAAAGGTGTATTTGATAAGGTCATTGATACCATTTTTAATCCATTAGAATTCTTTCAAAATGGTTTTAAACCAGCCTGGTCACGTACAAAAAAATTCTTAGGAGCTTCTTACCAAAGTTTGTTTGATCAAATGTCTTATAAACTTTCCATCCTGCTCTATGATCGTATTTATTTGCCTAACCAAGCCAAAGAAATATTATTAGGAGATAACACAGAATCAGACTATATGATCTTTACTCTTTACCAACTCATTTGTATGGGAAAACTAAGTGGAGATGATTTAGAAGAATACTTATACAAACTAAATTTTTTAGGTCGCGATGCAATCACTAGGGATGCCGCAAAAAAAATCCGATTGTATTCGGAAGAAATCCTTCGGATCCATGGACCAAAGAATCCAGTAGTTTTAACAATTGTCAATAGAACGAATCACGGTCCAAGTGAATCTGAAATGATTCAAAAAGTAAAGGAAGCATTACCTCCCAATCTATACGAAATGGAGTTCGGTAACAAACAAGCTTTTTACGGAACAGAAGGTGCAATGGGAATGGCAATTCTATTAGCAAAAAATGGCTTTCTTGATACTAATCAAATACTTTCCATCATTGCTGGTATGATAGGAAAGGTTTTAGAAGGAAAACTAATCGACGAAACTTTTTTAATCAAACAATTGGATGACTTAACACTTCCTAAGGATGCAGATGGAATTAGGTATCAATTAAAAGAAAGTCTCCAGACTGCATTTGACACTTAA
- a CDS encoding acyltransferase family protein — MKDYFLEIFRKNTKEINELYVIRAIGCFLVILFHCYTFSLHLIPKSYSAYMSKAENAEVLMSLFFVISAFLVSASFSKEVEKRQSYFENWKSFVFKRSLRIFPAFYFVFFLTIYFMSIMLQKTNGLELPADVAAKIDNIKYVISYWWSDALYISNFTKERVLAQGWSLSMEEQFYLLMPIFYYLYHNYISTRRSKYIVLIFLIIIPNILRLYPYYYVDLPSFGDYVNYAFHPIHLHFEPFVYGILLMELWRDGGYKVGNKTGDLVFYSIFIICSFVFYSVIQLTYAENRFYFIVFRNTFYAFYAFLIVYGSIFGYFKRFSFLLSNAVLVFIGKLSYGIYLIHMLVNTIVLAKIYDPFHPEKNDILIILKAAVISLIISTLFALLSYYFIEKPFLKIREWSQPRYDISKNQFYYTKTTRSELIFVSIVLTILSFAPFYMLKMLMSVGFFNKNGVNQVVMIILFIIPLVLNLYTLMRYKKIYFLNYFSKFNHTKLINS; from the coding sequence ATGAAAGATTATTTTTTAGAGATTTTTCGAAAGAATACAAAAGAGATAAATGAACTCTATGTGATTAGAGCTATCGGGTGTTTTTTGGTAATACTCTTTCATTGTTATACTTTTTCATTACATTTAATTCCAAAATCATATAGTGCTTATATGTCAAAGGCAGAGAATGCTGAAGTTTTAATGAGTTTATTTTTTGTCATTAGTGCTTTTCTAGTATCTGCCTCATTTTCCAAAGAAGTTGAGAAAAGACAAAGTTATTTTGAGAACTGGAAAAGTTTTGTTTTTAAAAGATCATTACGCATATTCCCTGCATTTTATTTTGTTTTTTTTCTGACAATATACTTTATGTCGATCATGTTGCAGAAAACAAATGGATTGGAATTACCAGCTGATGTTGCAGCCAAAATTGATAATATTAAATATGTAATCAGTTACTGGTGGTCAGATGCATTGTATATTTCAAATTTTACTAAGGAAAGGGTTTTGGCTCAAGGTTGGTCCCTTTCGATGGAAGAGCAGTTTTATTTATTGATGCCCATTTTTTATTATTTGTATCATAACTATATTTCAACTCGTAGAAGTAAATATATCGTTCTAATTTTTTTGATCATTATACCTAATATACTAAGATTGTATCCTTATTATTATGTTGATTTGCCAAGTTTTGGCGATTATGTAAATTATGCTTTCCATCCTATTCATTTACATTTTGAACCTTTTGTCTATGGAATCTTATTAATGGAATTATGGAGGGACGGTGGTTATAAAGTAGGAAATAAAACCGGTGATTTGGTTTTTTATTCTATATTTATAATCTGTAGTTTTGTTTTTTATTCGGTTATCCAATTAACCTATGCAGAGAATCGTTTTTATTTTATAGTATTTCGGAATACGTTTTATGCATTTTATGCATTTTTAATTGTTTATGGTTCTATCTTTGGTTATTTCAAACGTTTCAGTTTTTTGCTTTCAAATGCTGTTTTAGTTTTTATTGGAAAGTTAAGCTATGGAATTTATTTAATCCATATGCTCGTAAACACGATAGTGCTCGCAAAAATATATGATCCTTTTCATCCTGAGAAAAATGATATTTTGATTATATTAAAAGCAGCGGTAATCAGCTTAATCATATCTACATTGTTTGCTTTGTTGAGTTATTATTTTATTGAGAAGCCATTTCTAAAAATCAGAGAATGGTCTCAACCTAGATATGATATTTCGAAAAATCAGTTTTATTATACTAAGACAACTCGAAGTGAGTTGATATTTGTATCAATTGTTTTGACCATTTTATCTTTTGCGCCTTTTTATATGCTGAAAATGTTGATGAGTGTAGGTTTTTTTAATAAAAATGGAGTGAATCAAGTTGTGATGATAATTCTTTTTATTATTCCATTGGTTTTAAATTTATATACACTGATGAGATATAAGAAAATTTACTTTTTGAATTATTTTTCAAAATTTAATCACACGAAACTTATTAATTCATAG
- a CDS encoding glycosyltransferase family 2 protein yields MEKYLEKRSNPKLLSIIIPCYNEEKVLPFLKDRLMQFLRTLGLKVEIIFVNDGSRDNTIFQLVEWANSDPSIQVLSLSRNFGHQIAVTAGMDYASGDAIVIMDADLQDPPEIIIEMLAKYREGYDVVYGQRLTRTGETLFKKWTAWIFYRIMKILVHKDLPLDTGDFRLISRRCVNALNGLRENHRFLRGMNAWIGFPQTPVFYNRDPRIAGETKYPLKKMLSLAVNAAVSFSPIPLRFSLALGFFIAFIGFLVGIYALFRAFQHFILQTPIVYNPGWATIVTLICLIGGSILISIGILGEYVARIFEETKGRPLYIVEFAKGKNVQRKKVR; encoded by the coding sequence ATGGAAAAATATTTAGAAAAGCGATCTAATCCTAAGTTATTATCGATAATCATACCATGTTATAACGAAGAGAAAGTGCTTCCTTTCCTCAAAGATAGACTTATGCAATTCTTACGTACATTGGGATTAAAAGTTGAAATCATTTTTGTGAATGATGGTAGTAGGGACAATACTATTTTTCAACTTGTCGAATGGGCAAATTCAGACCCAAGTATTCAAGTTTTGTCACTTTCAAGAAATTTCGGCCATCAAATTGCTGTGACTGCAGGTATGGATTATGCGAGCGGTGATGCAATCGTTATCATGGATGCCGATTTACAAGATCCTCCTGAGATTATAATAGAGATGTTAGCAAAGTACAGAGAAGGTTATGACGTCGTTTATGGCCAAAGATTAACAAGAACCGGAGAGACATTATTTAAGAAATGGACAGCTTGGATTTTTTATCGTATTATGAAGATTCTTGTTCATAAAGATTTACCACTCGATACAGGTGATTTCCGTTTAATTTCGAGAAGGTGTGTAAATGCTTTGAATGGCCTAAGGGAAAATCATAGATTTCTTCGCGGAATGAATGCATGGATTGGTTTCCCACAAACTCCTGTATTTTATAATCGAGATCCTCGAATTGCAGGAGAAACAAAATATCCTCTAAAAAAAATGCTGTCATTGGCTGTAAATGCAGCTGTTTCATTCTCACCGATACCTTTAAGGTTTAGTTTAGCATTGGGTTTTTTTATTGCATTTATAGGATTTTTAGTCGGTATATATGCGTTATTCCGCGCTTTCCAACATTTCATTTTGCAAACGCCGATAGTTTATAATCCTGGTTGGGCAACGATTGTGACTTTGATATGTTTAATTGGTGGTTCAATCTTGATTTCAATAGGTATTTTAGGTGAATATGTGGCACGAATATTTGAAGAAACAAAGGGTAGGCCATTATACATTGTTGAATTTGCAAAAGGAAAGAACGTTCAAAGAAAGAAGGTACGGTAA